The DNA window GAACATGCTGTTGTGGATGGTCATGGTCCGGTTTTCTCCCACCAGTTGAGAAGCCCCTTCTATGAGGGCATTGCCGGCTGTTCCTTTGTATTTGCTCACTGAGAGTTGATATTTGTTGGCCTCATTCTGTACGGTAAATCCTTCATAGAGTGCCGTCACCTTATCGCCTTTCCAGTCCTCCATTTCAATCAAAAGCTTTGTGGGTCCCATATTGGTAAGCTGGCTAATTCTGTCATTTCCAAGCCAATACTCAcctaaaggaagaagaaaataaaatctcaccaAAAATAAAACCTTTGAAAGCAAAAAACTGCCTTTCCCCTCTTATCATTAGCTTTTATGCTCCTTTTGTAAATACTTCTTAACCTCCTAAAACTCCTAAAAGCAGACTACCAACACTATATTTTTTAAacggaaaaaaatctaaataaagaaTGGTCTTATTTTGTACTCCCAGTTGTTACCTGGTACACCACAGTATTTCTTCCCTTCTGCATTGGTTGCAATATTTCCAAATCCTTGTTTATATGGATCCCATTTCCTGCCAAAGTCAACACTACCATCTTGACGGTTCTGAATTACTGTCCATCCTttggttgaaagaaaaaaaataacacatattaACCACTAACAAATAATGGCCCTTTGGGGGCAATGTCTGACTTCCTTGTCCATTTAATTTATGCCCACTGATATTTAGTGTCCTTAAATAGacataataaggaaataaatctgAAAGGAAAACTTGAAAAATCTTTGGAAACGGCAAGTGCTTTATCTTTTACCCAAAACTGTgaatcagaaatattttataacttctaAAATATCAGATTGAATTCCAAATCAAATGGCTCATTGTTAGTTTTGTTAAAGCTAGATTTTATTTCCTGGCATTTTATGGTATCAAAATAATTTCAGCATAATAGTCAAAAGCTATCAAACACGTACCTCCTTTTTCCGTTTTCATATCACAGTATACTCTATATGGTTTGCCAGAATCCTCAGGCTGAATGAGGTACATTTCAGATGTTTCACCTCCATTCCTGATGATTTCCTCACATTCTGCAACCATAAGAGAACAAATTGTATTTAGGGAATACAACATCATTACTTTGTATTTAGTCACCAAGTTTGTAAGATAACTGATtactaaagaatattttattttagatattttaagaTAAATGTTACCGAAACTGATGCTTCCTCTTACTAAAAATCACACTCGTAATCTTCCAAGGGAGTGAAAAAGCCCTTCTCCACCTTTTATATCTTGATATCCATAAACTTCCAGAACGCATGTGATGGAGAAATCCCTGCATCTATCCATGGTTCCCATCTATTCAAGCAAGTATGTACATTACACCCATTGAGCTACCAGCATCATTATGCTGCTTCCTACTCTTCAAAAACTGGTGGGTGCATTAGGTATGCTGGGGATATCTTCATGATGTGCTGAGATGTACTTAGGATCCGTTGGGGAAAATCCACTGAACTTGTTTTAGTTCTCTTATTCTTAGAGAGTGTGAATTCTTCCGTAACCTTCTAGAAATATGTTTTAACTAGTTACCTTTGCCAGACACCACAGGAATATTGCAAGTGACAGTACACGGGGTGCGGCAGTATTCCATCTGAGCTGAGACATCCGATTCtaatttttgtattttgcttCTCAAATTCTCCAGAATTGAACGGAGCACACGAAGCTTAGTTGGGATATTACTCTTCACAGTCTCATCTATATATAACTGGTGCTTTTCCAGATGTGAGGAGTACTCGTTTACTACATTTTCATTATCTGGAAAAATTGTGTAGGAATGGTTAGCGTTTTCTCTtgacaaaaaattaaatgtattcaaCTATACAATCATGATTTTGATTTTGAGAATAGACTAGACTCGGGCATCAGGCAGTCATGATATGTAGTTGCACTTAGGGAAAATTATTTGGTCCATGGCATACATAAATTAACATATAGTCACTACACTAGTAATTTACCTTAGATTAAGGTAAAAATTAAGCCTAATGATATATTCAataagttgtttatttatttctttgataaggaaaagaggagaaagcagTACTTAGGCCTTCCATCTCAGAAGTTCAACATCTTATAGAGTAGATACACTTAATTTACTTATCCATCTCACATAACTGCAGCATAAATATGCAAGAGAAATGCCATGATTCCTTTGAAAAAATGTCCAGATTTGGGTAGGCTACTCCCTGAGACACCTATGGCCAGTTCAGTCACtagctgattcttaaccaccaggccaATACCACTCGAAATTCAGATCTCAAGTTTCAAATGATGGGATCATTATTTGCAATTCAACTGAAGATATCATGGACAcctatatttaaaatgtcaaaggTTAAATCTATAAATGCTAAATTTTCACTCTGTGAATATATTGTCCTCAGAGTCATAAGTTTCTTATTGAATAAAAATAAGGACTCACAGTAAAAATTTTCACAGAAAATTATCCTTGCTGATACCAGACTGGGAGTTAGAGTTGAATAGTGCTTACGTAACAAGCCGCAGGTGAAGATGCCTAAGTGAGGACCTTGGGGTAATCAGGCTCATACTGAACTACCCAGGCTCATCTAGAGACGTGGATCTTCTCAGAACTGTGCGTTCCCATGGCACTCTGACCGTTTCAATTTTGTAAGAGAATCAAAGAGAAACCACAAGGATATCTACCTTGTACTTGATTCTGCCTTCCTTTCCACATTTCTTTTAGCAGAGTTATATATTGAAAGGTGGAAGAAGAGGTCCGGGAAACAGACTCCACATTATTACGTAAATCTTCTACACTCTTTCGGATTGGTCTTTCCTGTTTTACCAAAGTAT is part of the Bubalus kerabau isolate K-KA32 ecotype Philippines breed swamp buffalo chromosome 16, PCC_UOA_SB_1v2, whole genome shotgun sequence genome and encodes:
- the FGB gene encoding fibrinogen beta chain isoform X2 yields the protein MINVASTMPGYSWPKWGEEKHLKTRHFYILIYTDWCQKMGIFFFTQVDSAVCDRCTYISRSCHQSTCFKREKNLSKYSNGQDDRPKLGLGARGHRPYDKKKEEAPSLRPVPPPISGGGYRARPPTATAGQKKGERKPPDADGCLHADQDLGVLCPTGCKLQDTLVKQERPIRKSVEDLRNNVESVSRTSSSTFQYITLLKEMWKGRQNQVQDNENVVNEYSSHLEKHQLYIDETVKSNIPTKLRVLRSILENLRSKIQKLESDVSAQMEYCRTPCTVTCNIPVVSGKECEEIIRNGGETSEMYLIQPEDSGKPYRVYCDMKTEKGGWTVIQNRQDGSVDFGRKWDPYKQGFGNIATNAEGKKYCGVPGEYWLGNDRISQLTNMGPTKLLIEMEDWKGDKVTALYEGFTVQNEANKYQLSVSKYKGTAGNALIEGASQLVGENRTMTIHNSMFFSTYDRDNDGWKTTDPRKQCSKEDGGGWWYNRCHAANPNGRYYWGGAYTWDMAKHGTDDGVVWMNWQGSWYSMKKMSMKIRPYFPEL
- the FGB gene encoding fibrinogen beta chain isoform X4, with the translated sequence MDCSTPGSSVHGDSPSKNTGGQDDRPKLGLGARGHRPYDKKKEEAPSLRPVPPPISGGGYRARPPTATAGQKKGERKPPDADGCLHADQDLGVLCPTGCKLQDTLVKQERPIRKSVEDLRNNVESVSRTSSSTFQYITLLKEMWKGRQNQVQDNENVVNEYSSHLEKHQLYIDETVKSNIPTKLRVLRSILENLRSKIQKLESDVSAQMEYCRTPCTVTCNIPVVSGKECEEIIRNGGETSEMYLIQPEDSGKPYRVYCDMKTEKGGWTVIQNRQDGSVDFGRKWDPYKQGFGNIATNAEGKKYCGVPGEYWLGNDRISQLTNMGPTKLLIEMEDWKGDKVTALYEGFTVQNEANKYQLSVSKYKGTAGNALIEGASQLVGENRTMTIHNSMFFSTYDRDNDGWKTTDPRKQCSKEDGGGWWYNRCHAANPNGRYYWGGAYTWDMAKHGTDDGVVWMNWQGSWYSMKKMSMKIRPYFPEL
- the FGB gene encoding fibrinogen beta chain isoform X1 — protein: MINVASTMPGYSWPKWGEEKHLKTRHFYILIYTDWCQKMGIFFFTQVDSAVCDRCTYISRSCHQSTCFKREKNLSKYSNSVYSSKKVCQSCTTLCDRMDCSTPGSSVHGDSPSKNTGGQDDRPKLGLGARGHRPYDKKKEEAPSLRPVPPPISGGGYRARPPTATAGQKKGERKPPDADGCLHADQDLGVLCPTGCKLQDTLVKQERPIRKSVEDLRNNVESVSRTSSSTFQYITLLKEMWKGRQNQVQDNENVVNEYSSHLEKHQLYIDETVKSNIPTKLRVLRSILENLRSKIQKLESDVSAQMEYCRTPCTVTCNIPVVSGKECEEIIRNGGETSEMYLIQPEDSGKPYRVYCDMKTEKGGWTVIQNRQDGSVDFGRKWDPYKQGFGNIATNAEGKKYCGVPGEYWLGNDRISQLTNMGPTKLLIEMEDWKGDKVTALYEGFTVQNEANKYQLSVSKYKGTAGNALIEGASQLVGENRTMTIHNSMFFSTYDRDNDGWKTTDPRKQCSKEDGGGWWYNRCHAANPNGRYYWGGAYTWDMAKHGTDDGVVWMNWQGSWYSMKKMSMKIRPYFPEL
- the FGB gene encoding fibrinogen beta chain isoform X5 — its product is MVRIIFNLQRIIMGVLCPTGCKLQDTLVKQERPIRKSVEDLRNNVESVSRTSSSTFQYITLLKEMWKGRQNQVQDNENVVNEYSSHLEKHQLYIDETVKSNIPTKLRVLRSILENLRSKIQKLESDVSAQMEYCRTPCTVTCNIPVVSGKECEEIIRNGGETSEMYLIQPEDSGKPYRVYCDMKTEKGGWTVIQNRQDGSVDFGRKWDPYKQGFGNIATNAEGKKYCGVPGEYWLGNDRISQLTNMGPTKLLIEMEDWKGDKVTALYEGFTVQNEANKYQLSVSKYKGTAGNALIEGASQLVGENRTMTIHNSMFFSTYDRDNDGWKTTDPRKQCSKEDGGGWWYNRCHAANPNGRYYWGGAYTWDMAKHGTDDGVVWMNWQGSWYSMKKMSMKIRPYFPEL
- the FGB gene encoding fibrinogen beta chain isoform X6: MGVLCPTGCKLQDTLVKQERPIRKSVEDLRNNVESVSRTSSSTFQYITLLKEMWKGRQNQVQDNENVVNEYSSHLEKHQLYIDETVKSNIPTKLRVLRSILENLRSKIQKLESDVSAQMEYCRTPCTVTCNIPVVSGKECEEIIRNGGETSEMYLIQPEDSGKPYRVYCDMKTEKGGWTVIQNRQDGSVDFGRKWDPYKQGFGNIATNAEGKKYCGVPGEYWLGNDRISQLTNMGPTKLLIEMEDWKGDKVTALYEGFTVQNEANKYQLSVSKYKGTAGNALIEGASQLVGENRTMTIHNSMFFSTYDRDNDGWKTTDPRKQCSKEDGGGWWYNRCHAANPNGRYYWGGAYTWDMAKHGTDDGVVWMNWQGSWYSMKKMSMKIRPYFPEL